The window ACCGAAGAAGAAATGGTTAAAATTGCTAATAAATCAAATTTTGGCTTACAAGCAAGTATTTTTACAAGAAATATTAACAAAGCCTTTCATTTAGCTCATGAATTAGAAACCGGAACTGTTAATATTAATGGGAAATCACAACGGGGACCCGATTCCTTCCCATTCTTAGGAATTAAAGAATCGGGACAAGGGGTCCAAGGAATTAAAGAAACATTAAATTCAGTGACAAGAATTAAAGGTTTAGTAATTAATTACTAAACCTTTAATTGTATAATAATCTTATAAAGAGCACAGAAAGGAAATAAAAAAATGGCACATAAAGTAATTAATACTGATCAAGCACCAAGTGCAATTGGACCATATTCACAAGCAATCAAAGCCGGAGATTTTATTTATGTTTCGGGGCAATTACAATTAGTTTCTTCAACAATGGAATTTATTAGTAATGATATTGCTAACCAAACTAAACAATCATTATTAAACATTTAAGCAATCTTAGCAGCTGCAAATGCTACCTTAGAAGATGTTGTTAAAGTTAATATTTTCTTAAAAGATATGAATGATTTTACCAAAATGAATGAGGTCTATGGTCAATTTTTTAATACGAACAAATCAGCACGGGCAGCAGTTCAGGTTGGAAAATTGCCTAAAGATGCATTAGTTGAAATTGAAGCTGTGTCGTTTTGCGGTTAAAAATGGTTATTTAAATAACCATTTTTTTATTAAATGTGCAATTTATCTTTACAAATAATCCTTTTCACTTATAATATTTTTTATCCACTCTTTTAATTTAAGAACGGATTATTCATGAACACCAATCATATTCCAATTGGTAATTTGACAGTTACCACTAGATAATTTTTCTAATAATTGGAAATTTTTAGTTTCTTTTGTTAATTTATGATATATTAAAGACATAGAAGTAGGTGATTAATATGGAGCATAAGAATGAAAAAATGTCATTAAAAGAAGAAAAGATTGAACAATCATTAAATGAATTAATGGCAATAATTAAATCATTAGATCAAGATGTGAGTGATTTACAAGAACGTGCTAGTTTAAAAGTATATGCTGCTCAAGAGGATTATGAGGATATTAAATCAGAAATTGATAAAATTCAAGAAGAAATTAATAAACTAGAATACCAATTTGATCTGAGCGAAATTTCATTTTACTTGATCTTTCTAGATTTAAAATTATTATTTAACATATTAAAAAACAAACTGGAAGTAACAAAATACTTAATTCAAATTTTTAGTAGTCAAAAATAAGAAATTGTTATTTCTTATTTTTTTAATAAGGAGGTCATTACTATGGATTTAAAAACAACACCATTTTTATTTGAGGATAATCAACAGCATTTATTATCTGAGTTTCAAAAGGAAAAGGGCTATATTTTATATTTTTTCCCGAAAGCAGCAACACCGGGATGTATATTAGAAACAATTGCCTATAACAAACATTACCAAGAGTTTTTACAAAAAGGCTATAATGTGATTGGTATTTCGCGGGATAATCCCAAAAAACAACATCAATTTAAATGTGACCATACAGTTGCGTTTCCAATGCTATGTGATATTGATGAAAAGCTTTGCCAGCATTTTGATGTTATGAAACAAAAAAAGATGTTCAACAATGTTTTTATGGCAATTGAAAGAAGTACTTTTGTTGTTGACAATGATTTTAACATTCTCCAATCTTGACAAAAAGTAAAACCCGTTGGCCATATTGAAGATGTTTTAAAATTTCTTAATAAATAATTAGCAAAAACGTTGAAGTTGTGAAAAGTATGGTATAATTTTAACGTTATTTTGTTAAATGTTTAACATATTTCAAAAGAAGGTGGTAAGATTATGGATAGTAAATTAGGATTAACCAGACGTGAACAGAAGTTACGCTATACGAGACCTTGGGAAGCAATTTGGTATTTTTGTGGACCGATGGTGTTAATTATGGTTATTCAGGGGTTATATAATATTATTGATAAAAATATGGCGCAAAGTTTTACCCAGGATGATATTATGATTCGGTTTGGGATCACTGCTAAAAACGCTGATAATTTAGTAAATTTAACAACAGGTTATACAATGACTGCGTATTACACAATTTTTTCGTTCGCGATGTTATTTGGGGTTGGTTGTTCAATTGTTTTTTCAATGGAATATGGAAAACGAAATATTGCTGCGATGCGAAAAATTATGGGAAATATGATTGTTTTACAAATTATTACTTCAATTTTTATCAGTACCGTGGTGTTTTTCTTAATGAATGATAATTTTCATGCCTTATTAGTACGGGTGCAGATGAATAGTTCCTTGTCATCGGCAATTCAAGAGCACTATGTAACTTTAGCATGGGAATATTCGCGGATTTTTATCTTTTGTTCACCCTTGCTATTTTTATCATTTGCCTTACCAACCTTTTTACGTAACGAAGGAAAAGTTTTCATTGTTTTATTAATGCAAGTTTTATCAATTCCCGTGAACGTGTTATTTTCGTTTATTTTTGCTAAACTTTGTCACTTAGAAATGTCAGGAGTTATGATGGGAAGTATGATGGCATGAACTTTTAATATATGTTTTTCAACCACAATTATTATCTTTTCCAAAAATTCATATTGTAAATTTGGGTTTAAAGATATGAAACTATCATTCGTGGTTATTAAACGGGCAATGCCAATTGGAGTTGGAGTCTTTTTTATGAACTTTGCAAATGCCATCCAAATTTTAATTTCAACGATTTTAGTTGTCCATTTGCCCGGCCAAGATGATGTTTACTTTACTCTGAATGGCCAACGTGTTCAAGCAACCAGTGTCGGAATCTATATTTGTCAATTAGTTTATACTTCAATTTCGCCCTTTATGGTGATCTTTATTTCCGCGGGAATTGGATTATTCCAAGGAGCAACGGCCATCTGTGCTTATGCTTATGGGGCGAAAAAATACCAACGGATTGAGAAAATTCTCTTCCGGGTGGCATTCTTAGAATTAATTTGGTTCTTTATCGTCTTTATTATTATTTTAGCGTTTGCTGATCAAATGATGAAGTTATATGAGTTTCCCGCCGAATTAGTTGGCAAATACCGCTGGTATGCTGTTTTAAACTTCTCAACATATCTGTTTGCCGCTGCAACTTATACAGCAATGACTTTATACTCATCAATTGGGTGCCCTGTTCAAACAATGATTTCTTCAATGTTGCGATCATTACTAGTAATTGTGCCCTTATCATTAATTGGATTTGGGGTAAGTAATGCTACAGGTAATAATATTGATTACTTTGTTTTCACCGGATTAAATGACTTAGTCTGTGCGTTAATTTTAGTTCCAATGCTTTATACAACATGGCACAAAAATAAAACTAAGTTAATTGATTATCCTGATGATTTTGTCCAACAAGCCAAGGACAATGCTGTTGAAAATGAAGAACAAAATATTATTATTCATAATGATTCTAAATAATGCTTTAAAACCTTTATCTAAAAGGTTTTTTATTTATATTTTGGTTTTTTAAAAAAAATAAAAATATAATAGTATATACTTAAATAAAAAATGATGCAAGATTATAAATTAAAAAAATCAATTTTGTAGTATAATATATATAGTAATAATACAAAGATAACAGGGTATATAGAGTACAGTTTAATATATATATGATAGGGGCAAACAGTAATGACAAATACCAAAGAACAATTTCAACAAGCAATTAATCAAAACTTGGGAACTAGTAACAATGGACCAAAGACTTTTACTAATGAAAATTTTCAACAAGCAGCTGTCCCAAATAAATCACAAGATAATTTTCCCCAGTCTGGACCAGGGAGAAATTTAAACCAATCAGTATTAAATTCGACATTTAGTCAACCAGCAAATAACATTAATTATCAACACCAAACCAATAATCCTAATCCAAATGGTAATATGGATAATACTAATTTAATTAATCAATTATGACAACAAAACCAAGCATTAATGGCTCGTAATAATCAGTTATCAGCCGCCCAAATGATGAATAATCCAATTGGGGGAGCACCAAATTCAATGTTTTATGGGGGAGCGCAACTAGGTTATTATCCCGTTAATAATTTGGAATTAGAAATGGGGTTAGGTCCATTAGGACCATTGACTAATCGTAATTCGCCAGTTTTAAGTTCATTAGGATTAACAGGGCAAAATAATATTCAACATAATAAGCCAATTTATCAGCCAATTGTCTACCAACCATACATTTTATCACCAGTTGGTAATCACCAACAAAATTATTCATATTATCCAGAAACACCTAATTATATGAATTTTAATAATCCTTATTTGATGGGTAATCCTTACCAACCATATTTTACACCACCATTAAATCAATCCACATTTTATCAACAACCACCGTATAATCCACCAATTGCACCACCATTTAACCCGCCACCTAGCAGTGAGTATGTAAATAATAGTAATAATAATTACCAAACACCAGCGCAAGGGGCAAATAACCATTATGCAATTATGAAACCCGAAATTATGGCATCATCAAATTTAAATGCACCGGCGCCAAATTTAGGGGTCGATAGTCAATTTGCTGATAATGAATTTGTAATGGAAAATCTCAACGACGGAATGATGAATACCAATGAGATGGAATTAGATAATAATCTCGATAATTACGGATCAGAATTTGGCAATGACGCCACTACTTTTGCAGAGCCAAGTTATAATGATTCAACAAATAATGAGTTTGACCTAAATAATGATATGGAATTTGGTTATGATGCTAATAACTTATATGCTGACCAGCAAACAGCTAATTTAGCCGGTGAAGAAGATATCAACCATGAAAAACGAAAACTATCTAAATTTGCAATCTTTATGATCGTTTTTGCCGTTTTATTAGTATTAGCAATTATTGTGGTTGTTATTCTATACTTTAACTTACCGGTTGTTCAGAATGAAATTAATTCATGATTTGGAATTACCAAAACTTTTAAACCATGGTTTTAAAATATTTTTAAAAGAAAATATTTTTTATTTTAAATTAAAAAAAGCCTAGTATGAGAGAAACTAGACTTTTTATAATATTATTATTTGATTTGAAAGGTTTAATTTAAATATGAAAAAATTACTATATTTGTTATAAGTTTATAATTGTTAATTTAAATTTTCTTGTATTTTGATTAGGTACTAATTTTTTGGGTATGTATTTTGTATTTTTGAGTAAGTTACAGTTTTGATTTAGATTAGGATCTGCACATTTTTTATTTTAAAAAACCAGACTACAAAACCAATAATTACCAATAAGGGATTATGTTGTGGTAGGGTTAAAGTTAAATTATGGTATTCTTTAACAATTTGGTGACTAACTAGCGCTGAAGGTTGTTCATCTTCTGCTTTAACTCTAATTGTTTTGTGGTTAATTTCTTCCGGAGTATAAATAGCATTATTAATTATATAAGCTTGCTCGTATTCATTATTACTATTTGTGGTACGGATTGCTCCAAATATATTAGGCACAAACAAACCAAATGATATTTTAAGTTTACTAATTAATAATTTAAAATATTTTTTCATTAGTTTGATACCTCTTTTCTTATAGATATGATAACATAAATTTTTTAAATTGCTAGCAAAAAATTAATTAATTGTTCGTAATTTCGAGTGATTTTATTTGTTAAATAAGGTAATATTTACTTGTATTGATACTTTCTAACAGGATAAAAAGGAGTGGTAAATTAATGAAACAGTATTTAACAATGGCCCAGTTTATTTTAGATAATGGTTTAGTCAAGCAAGACCGGACTAATACCGGAACAATTTCTTATTTTGGCTATCAAATGCGCTTTAATTTAGCAGAAGGGTTTCCCTTGTTAACAACTAAAAAAGTTCATTTTAAATCGGTGGTGTATGAATTACTATGGTTTATTAAGGGTGATACTAATATTAAATATTTAGTTAACCATAATGTCCGGATTTGAAACGAATGACCATATGAAAAATATACGAAGTCATCAGATTACCAAAATGAAACTTTAGCTGAATTTGTTGAAAAAATTGAAACAAATGATGAATTCGCGCAAAAACATGGGGATTTAGGTCCAGTTTATGGAAAACAATGACGTAATTTTGAAGGAGTGGATCAACTAGCAAATTTAATTGATAATTTAAAAACTAACCCTTATTCACGTCGTCATATTTTAAGTGCTTGAAATCCGAAAGAAGTTGATAATATGGCCTTACCACCTTGTCATACCCTTGTTCAGTTCTATGTTTCTCAAGATAATAAATTAAGTTGCCAATTATACCAACGCAGTGCGGATGTTTTTTTAGGAGTTCCCTTTAATATTGCGAGTTATGCGTTATTAACTTATATGATTGCTCAGGTGTGTGGTTTTGAACTTGGTGATTTTGTTTATAGTTTTGGTGATTGTCATATTTATCAAAATCATTTAGCCCAAATTAATGAACAATTAACGAGAACACCACGTGCATTGCCAACCTTAAAATTAAACGCGGATGTAAAATCGTTATTTGATTTTACTTATGAAGATATTGTCTTAGAAAATTATGATCCATATCCCGCCATTAAAGGTTTGGTGGCAGTGTAATGATTAAGTTATTATGGGCAATGGATCAGCATGGTTTAATTGGCAAGGATAATCACTTGCCATGGCATATTAAAGCTGAGCTTCAACATTTTAAAGCTGAAACTCTTAATAAAACAATTTTATTAGGACGAACTACTTTTGAAGTAATTAACTGCGTGTTACCTAATCGGAAAACAATTGTAGTGACCCATAATCCTAACTATCACTTTGACCATCCAGATGTGCAGGTTGTTCATGATTTACAACCAATACTAACACAATATCAACAAAATCCGGATAATGAGTTAATAGTTTGTGGGGGGTCAAAGGTGTATGAAGAAACTTTGCCCGTGGCCGATCAGTTAATTATTAGTTATATTAAGGGTAAATATACTGGTGATACTTATTTTCCCCCTTTTAATCTTGATGATTTTGAATTAAAATTTAACCAAGAATATGATGAATTTACTGTTAAAAAATATGTGAGAAGGAGAAGATCTTAATGCCAAATATATGAAAAATTATCTTAACATTACCACGTTTTTTGCGAATGTTAACAAAATCAAAGAGCATAGCTAGAAAAATTAAACGTGATCCCAATATTGTTTCTGAAGAATACCGTTATCACTGGCTTCAGAAACGAACAAAATATATGTTATGAATTTTTGATATTAAGTTAATTGTTCATAAAGAAGAAAATTGAATTGATAAGGGTTGTTTAATGGTTGCTAACCACCAGTCAAATATTGATCCCGCTATTATTTTTCGGTTAAATGATTTTAGTAAAACCGCACCGTGTGCTTTTATTGCCAAGAAAGAATTAGCAACTGACAAGCGTTTTAAAAATTTTGTGGCTTTAATTGATGTATTATTCTTAGACCGTAAGAATCCACGCCAAGCAATTGAAGTTATTAATGAAGCAAACGAATTAATTCGCGTGCCCCGGACAATGGTTATCTTCCCGGAAGGAACCCGTAGTCATCAACAGGAAATGGGAGAATTCCAAGCGGGAAGTTTTAAAATCGCTCAAAAAGCGCACGCGCCAATTATTCCGGTGTCGCTTGTTAATTCATACCAAGTTTTAAATAAAAAAGTTAAACAAAAAGGCAAGAAATATATTCATGTTGTGTTTCATAAACCAATTAAACCAGATACTTTTATGACCAAACCAACGGACTTAATTTCAAACAATGTTAAGCAAATCATTCAAAAAGGAATTGATCAATATAAACATGTTGACCATAAGAAAGCCTATGAAAAATATCGTGCCGAATTAAAACAAAAAGCCAAAAATGCTTAAGAAATAAATAGGAGATGAAAAAGAATGAGACTTTTAGACTTAATTGAAAAGAAAAAAAATGGCCAAGAACTAACCCAAGAAGAAATTAAATTTATTATTGAAGGATATACCAATGGGGTGATCCCTGACTATCAAATGTCAGCCTTTCTAATGGCAGTTTTTTTCCAATCAATGTCAATTACCGAAATATCATATTTAACCGATGCGATGATTCAATCAGGAGAAG is drawn from Spiroplasma mirum ATCC 29335 and contains these coding sequences:
- the thyA gene encoding thymidylate synthase → MKQYLTMAQFILDNGLVKQDRTNTGTISYFGYQMRFNLAEGFPLLTTKKVHFKSVVYELLWFIKGDTNIKYLVNHNVRIWNEWPYEKYTKSSDYQNETLAEFVEKIETNDEFAQKHGDLGPVYGKQWRNFEGVDQLANLIDNLKTNPYSRRHILSAWNPKEVDNMALPPCHTLVQFYVSQDNKLSCQLYQRSADVFLGVPFNIASYALLTYMIAQVCGFELGDFVYSFGDCHIYQNHLAQINEQLTRTPRALPTLKLNADVKSLFDFTYEDIVLENYDPYPAIKGLVAV
- a CDS encoding MATE family efflux transporter, producing the protein MDSKLGLTRREQKLRYTRPWEAIWYFCGPMVLIMVIQGLYNIIDKNMAQSFTQDDIMIRFGITAKNADNLVNLTTGYTMTAYYTIFSFAMLFGVGCSIVFSMEYGKRNIAAMRKIMGNMIVLQIITSIFISTVVFFLMNDNFHALLVRVQMNSSLSSAIQEHYVTLAWEYSRIFIFCSPLLFLSFALPTFLRNEGKVFIVLLMQVLSIPVNVLFSFIFAKLCHLEMSGVMMGSMMAWTFNICFSTTIIIFSKNSYCKFGFKDMKLSFVVIKRAMPIGVGVFFMNFANAIQILISTILVVHLPGQDDVYFTLNGQRVQATSVGIYICQLVYTSISPFMVIFISAGIGLFQGATAICAYAYGAKKYQRIEKILFRVAFLELIWFFIVFIIILAFADQMMKLYEFPAELVGKYRWYAVLNFSTYLFAAATYTAMTLYSSIGCPVQTMISSMLRSLLVIVPLSLIGFGVSNATGNNIDYFVFTGLNDLVCALILVPMLYTTWHKNKTKLIDYPDDFVQQAKDNAVENEEQNIIIHNDSK
- a CDS encoding lysophospholipid acyltransferase family protein is translated as MPNIWKIILTLPRFLRMLTKSKSIARKIKRDPNIVSEEYRYHWLQKRTKYMLWIFDIKLIVHKEENWIDKGCLMVANHQSNIDPAIIFRLNDFSKTAPCAFIAKKELATDKRFKNFVALIDVLFLDRKNPRQAIEVINEANELIRVPRTMVIFPEGTRSHQQEMGEFQAGSFKIAQKAHAPIIPVSLVNSYQVLNKKVKQKGKKYIHVVFHKPIKPDTFMTKPTDLISNNVKQIIQKGIDQYKHVDHKKAYEKYRAELKQKAKNA
- a CDS encoding dihydrofolate reductase, which codes for MIKLLWAMDQHGLIGKDNHLPWHIKAELQHFKAETLNKTILLGRTTFEVINCVLPNRKTIVVTHNPNYHFDHPDVQVVHDLQPILTQYQQNPDNELIVCGGSKVYEETLPVADQLIISYIKGKYTGDTYFPPFNLDDFELKFNQEYDEFTVKKYVRRRRS
- a CDS encoding peroxiredoxin yields the protein MDLKTTPFLFEDNQQHLLSEFQKEKGYILYFFPKAATPGCILETIAYNKHYQEFLQKGYNVIGISRDNPKKQHQFKCDHTVAFPMLCDIDEKLCQHFDVMKQKKMFNNVFMAIERSTFVVDNDFNILQSWQKVKPVGHIEDVLKFLNK